The Ignavibacteriales bacterium genomic sequence GCGTGTCACTGAAGGTGAATCCGCGTTGCGCAATCGCTTGCGACAGGTTCGCACGGAAGGTCACGATGACCGTATCGGCGCCTTTGAAGCCCGCGTACGGATTATTGGCCCACCACTTCCAATAGAGCGATGTGTCAGAGGGACTGGTGTTGGCAAGAATCTGGCGATTTCCGCCACCGGTGACGTCTGTCGCCGGACGGATGTTGTCTTCCCACGCAACGATACCAGCTGTCAGGCTTGGAGCATCCATGATTACAAATTTGTACTCAATGGCACTTGCGAATTGCGATTTCGGGACGCGCGTAAAGCCGGACCAGAAATTCGTGCCATCATATTGCTGACTTGAGCCGTTTCCGTGCAGAGTTTCCTGCTTGAGCACGATGCTCTTCCCCCAACCATCGTATGGAGGTGCAAAGGCGCCGCGCACTCCCATGAACTGCGTGGTTTTTGAAAATGACTCGTTGCTCTGCATGTTGATACGGAAGTAGATCTCGATGGAGTCTTTCTGATTCACAAACGGCGTAAAATACTGATCCTGGTTTTTCGATGTCCCGTTCACAAACTGAACCGGGAGTGTGGTGTCCTTTTTCCCGACGATCATGATTCTATTCCCAGAGGGATCGGTCGAGTTGTTTTCCCAACCCTGATCATTCGAAGCCACAGGCAAGGGTTTGTTCGCATTCGTAAAGAACTTGTACTGGATCGTATCACCAACTCTCAGTTTGTAAGTTCCCTTCCAGTAGTCGCCGGCAACGTTTGACAGAATTGCCTGGGATCCGGCGCCCCATGGTCCAAAGAGGGGAGCTGCGCCGCGAATCTGGACGAACGAATTCGACTTCAGAGTGTCTGGCACAGTCGACGTGTTTGCCCAGAACGTGACGCTTACGCTATCAGAGCTCGCTGCAAGATCGCCGCCGGTCCATTTCACGATTTTGCCAACATTGTCCGAAGCCCATCCTGTTGACGAGTTGGCGAATTGAACCGTATACAATCGTGCAATTCCGGTCGGTAATGTCTGAGGCAACCAGGTCTTGCCGGCGTCTTTTGAAAGGCCGGAGAAGCCGGTTGACGTCGGGCCACCTACAATGACGATGGAATTGGTACCGGGAATCCAATCAATTGCGCGGAGCCCATATACGCCGCCAAAGACCAGCATCGAATCGGCCGTGGCCCATCCGTTCGCCGTTTTGGCGATGCTCCCGCTATTGATATTGCACGTGATTCCCGTGGTCGCATCCTTCATGCTGAAGCCATAGCTGTTGTCGATCGCGATCCTCGGCGACGCTGTCCATGTCAGACCTTTGTCGGTCGACTTGAACACACGCGGCTGGATCGAACTCGTGTTGCCATACGTAATAAAATAGAAGGCTGATCCCACGACATCCACGCCATTCGTTATGCCAACTTCGTCAGCCACGCTGTCCACTGCGGGATTGCCGGCACCCGGAACTAACGTCCAGTTTGTGCCTCCGTTTGAAGTCGTGTAGATTGTCATCTTGCTCTTCGTGGCAACTGCCGGATCGCCGACTGCGACCCCGTTGTTGGCGTCCAGGAAACGCACGCCATCTGCCCAGGAATCAGCAATCAGAAGCTGCTGCGTCCAGGTGGAGCCTCCGTTTGTCGTCTTCCATAATCTGGTATCACCCGTATTGCCGGCACTGGAAATCGTTCCGATGACCCATGCAGTCGAGGAATCGATTGCTTCGATGCCGTACAGGTTGAATGTTGCATCTGTGATGGTCTTTAACTGCCACGTTGTCCCGCCATCCACAGTGCGGACAACCGTGCCCGCGTTCCCGCACGCCCAGACGACCTGAGCGCTCACAGGCCTCAATGACCTGATCCGCTGAGTGGTGTTCGAAGTCTGAAGCGTCCAGGGTGACTGTGCAACCGCCATGGACACGAGCAGACCCGTAACAAACAATGCTCGTAAGACTGTTTTCATAAACAGCTCCTTAATTAAAGTGTGAAGTGATCCAACATCCACTGCCTCTCAAAAAACGAAAAGGGTAATCCGAAGATTCTGCCGTGGACCTCCTCCCGTATGTTGGTTCTTGATTAATGGACTGTGTGCAATATCAATGAATCAGAAGCTTACTGCGATGGCAATCGTGTTCAGATTGCCGAAAAGGCCAAACTTGTTGTATGCGTAATTCACTTCAAGCGTCGCAATGCCCTCGAACTGATAGCGCACGCCGGCACCCAGTGTCAAGCCATCCTCTGCGTCCTTCTTGAAGAGCGACCGGTATCCGCCCCGGACGAAGAGCATCTTGTTCCAGCCCAGCTCCCCTCCAACGTTGACATACTCCACATTGTCGTTCGGGCGAACTGCATCCGCGGCCAGCGTCAGCTTCATGACATCGTTCTTGACTACATCCATCGCCGCTCCGACGCGGAAGAACAGAGGGATCGGCCACGGATCGGTCTTGAGTTTCCCGACGAGGTTCTTGTTCGATCCTGAATTCGCCGGATCGATATCGACCCGCTGGAGAAGATCCCGGCCATCGAGCGTCATGTCGCCGCCAAAATTCGAGAACGACATGCCGAGACGCATGTCGTGAAATCCGGTCGTGAAGAGGAGCCCCAGGTCAAATGCGATCGTGCTCGCCGTCTCGTTGTACAACGTCTGACTGATATACTTCACGGATCCGCCCATCGAGAACTTGTCCGTCAGGCGGCGCGAATACGACAGCGCAATGGAAACATCCTGTGCAGTCCACCGCTCGCCCGTACCATCCGGCAACGCGACAGTCGTCACGTCATCCTCGCCATAATCGAGGTTCGTGAGACTCACACCCACAGCGTTCGTACCGTCGAGATTCAGCATCAGACCGAACCACCGGAATTTCGTGCCGGCCAGCCAGTTGGTGTTGCTGAACATGAATTCGGAGTTGCCGCTGGCGGCAAACGCTCCCGGGTTCCAGTAGACAGAACTGACGTCTTCCGATGAAGCGACGAACGCGTCCCCCATCGCTGTAGCTCTGGCACCCACGGAGATACCAAGGAACTGTGCGGCGGTGGTTCCCACTTTTGACTGGGCGTGCAGGCTCAAGGTAAAAAAGAGTGCACTCACAACCAACACCAGAGTGTTTACAAAAGACAATTTCTTCATACTTGTTCTGCTCATTTTATTATAGCAATTTTTCCGGTTTTCCGGCCAGCCGGTGATTCGACAACGTAGAAATACACACCGTAGGCCACATCGAGGTTTTCTTTCGACTTCAGATTCCAGGGGACGCTTCCGTTCTCGATGTTCCCTTCATGATACAGCGTCATGACATGCTCTCCGCGAGAGGTGAAAATCGAGATTTTGGCATCGACCGGGACGTGAATGAAGTCGATTCTGCGTTGGCCACGCCCGCTGGTGATTCCGGGGGGCAACGGCGGTTCCAGTGACGAGCCTGTAACATAGGGGTTCGGGACAGCTCTTACGTCCGAGAGTTCCACTTCAGCCGTTTTCTCTTCGACACGGGGTTTCACCGTCGTGAACTCGTACACATCCCCCTTCCTGAAGGGCTTCGTCACTTTCAGCACAAGCTTATCGCCCGTGGTAAGGTTATAGACCGTGTCCGGCTTGTCACTCGGCTTCGCAACGAAGAACAGGTCCCACGTGAATCCCAGCTTTCCAGTCGGCTGTTTCTCGAGAAGGAAGATTTCGTCCGTCGGAGAGAGTTTGCCGTTGAGGTCGTTGTCACCGAAGATGAACTTCACATACGTGCTGTCTGTGAGGTTGTAGATCCTGAAGTTTGTTCGAATCGCGTCCGTTCCGAAGACAGGATCGGCATACGACGTGTCCACTATCGTGTTCGAGAAACGGATTTCGTAGTCGGACGGTTTTCGATACCCCGCGTAGATAGTATTGTTGAAATTCGTGTAGAACGGGAAGAAGTTATAGATGTAAGCGTTCTTTCCGACCCAACCCGACGAACTATCGACGAGCACGGTCGTCCAGTCGTTCTTGAAGCCCAGCATCACGCCGTCGAAGATGTCGGCATCCTTCGTCTCACTGGCAAATGGACTTCCGAAAATGTATTGGCTCCTATACACAGGGTAGTACTCGAAGGTGATATTGTAGGTGCCGGCGGGCAGACTGCCGGCGCTGTTACCCCGAATAGTACCACGGGAGGCATCGAGGCGATACGCAGACGCTGCGACCGTCCCTCCCTGTGCGTTCCGAACGACAACGCTGGAAGCAATCAGATTCTTCCTGCTGAGAGTAACGACGGACGTGTCCTGCCCTATGAACATCTCGGAAACTGACTGCAAGTCACGCACGGAATACTGCGAAGTCACCCTTGTCCACTCGGTGGAATCCGCCATATCGAATTTCCCGTTTCCGTTGTTGTCGAGCGAATCTGTCAGGTTGTCAAAGAACTCAACCCTGTAGGAGTGCGCCGAGACTTTCGTTGCATCGACGACCCGGTACGAAAGCGTTCCGCTTCCATACTTCGTTTTGGGTGTGAGCTGAATACCGTCCGGGGCATCGACATACCCTGCAACTTTCGATCCCGGTGTCGCGACGACGGTGTTGATGTCGTGCAGCACTTCCCCCGTGGGAAGGATCGAGAAAAACTTCGTATTCTCCGACGGGAAGATACCGACGGATTCGTCTCCTTTATCATAGGCAACGATTGCGTAGTAGTACTTGCGGCCGTTTTGTAGATCGCGATCGACAAACGAATGAACCAGCCCGTTGTCCGATCCCAGAAAATATGAATATCCCGAGGACGCCTGATACAATTCTGCATTCGCCCGGAAATAACCCGTGACACCGTCCTTGATGTCGAATTGAACGAGCGGCTTGTATCCTTGCGGAGATCCTGTGGCATCGGTGATGGTGAAGATATCGCTGAAGTCAGGATCCGTCGAACGATAAATCTTGTATCCCTCGAAATCCTTGATGCGAAGGACCGGATCCACCGAGGCTTCCGCCTTCCTGTCCCAATACAACGTTACTTCTTTATCGCCCGGGACTGCGACCAGCGTAGGTTTGTCCGGCGGCTGCGGGAACTGGTAATTTGCATCGTAGATCTTCTGCACGGTCTGCTTGTTCTTCAGCAGATCCGCAATATCGTCATCCCTGCTCCCTCCCTTTCCACCGCCGTAGACGAGTGCGAGTGAGAAGCGTTCGGTCTTTCCGGCAAGCAATGGAAAATACCCCGAACCATAGATAAAGTCTCCGTCTTCGCCGCGTTCCGGCTTGTTGTTGACAATTGATGCCGGCACATCGAAGTAACCCGGAGAGAGATTCGACCAGAGCGACTCGTCGTCACCCATCCTGACGGCGTTCGATGGTGTGAAATAATAGAAACTCGTTAACCCGATCTGGTCGGATTCATTCACATCTGTTTTGTCGATGTGAGTCTCACCCGGCAGGCCAGTGTCTTTTCCAAACTCGTCATACCCCGAGGTCGGCTTCCCATCCGCCTCGCCAAAGTCCCCGGTATTCGCTATCCCGTCACGCCCAAGGTCATCGAATTCCGGCAGCCAGTTACGATTGTTGTCAACACGATCATCACGCCGTTCATCGAGCATGCTGAATGGACTTGTGCCGAGATTGTTGACGTAGTCGATACGGCGAACTGGACGAAGAACATCAATCAGCGTTGTTGGCGGAATCGTCCGGGTCCGCTTGATCTGACGATAGTGCAGATAGTAATTCTCGTCAATGATGCCATTGAAATTGTTGTCGACAACGTCATAGGCGTTGGGATTCACAGATTCATTTCCCTGCACGTCCCTGAGGATGTTCCCCTCGGCAACTTTCGTCTTTCCCGGTCGAAGCAGAAATGTCAATCCACGTGTGTAAATTGTTACAGTGTCGACGTTCGGTACAGTGTAGAGGAACCGGCTGAAATCGTTCCTGATCAATACTATCCTCATTCCAGGAACAATCAACGTTGAATCAAAGCTTGTTTGCGAGAAGTACGGGGCACCCAGGGCAAATGCCGAGGAATCAGCATCCCCGTCATTGTCGATGCCGTCGAACGGATTGCCCGGACTCTCGAGAAATGCGTACCCCACCATGCCAACCGGACCCACCCAGAGAGGATTGCGGGAGTTATCACGCGGGTAGTCGCCGGTGTAGGTGATATTGGTCGCCACGTCGTAAAATGACCAGTCATCGTCGTATTCCCCTGGTCGGTCATCGGTTCCCGTGACACCGATATATGTGCCAACGAGCATTCCAAAGACTACCTTGTTGTAGTCTGTGGTCCCCTTGTTAGTTATTTCATAGAGCCAGAAAATGTTGTCCTTGGCGAGGAACTGCGACCACTGCATTCCGCGTACGCGCATTTCCAGGGCCATCCCGTTTCTTGCAGGGTCTTTCGAGTCCGGCCGGAAGGCAAGGCCGAACGTGTTGTTCTTTGCCAGGTTGAACCGTTCGTCATTGTTGTCGTCCATGACGAAGTAGCTTTCCTGGTCTGCGCTGATACGTTTGCCGAAGTACCCGTTCCACGAGCCCTTCCAGCCCGGGTCACTCGGATCGTTGAATTTGTCCGGCCACGTGGGCGGCCAGGAATTGCGATCTGTGGTCATCGCGATCTTCTGCTGGTTCGGATTCAAATAGCCGCCGACCGGCTCGAAGGCCCACGATTTTCCGGTTGACGGATCTTCGTCGCGCAGCTGGGTCGGACGATCGACGGGGCACGTGACAACAGAATGGAACGTCACATTGTTCCATTTGACCTCAGCGCCCACGAAGGGGCTCACATCGCCAAGGTATCCGTCGTTGTCATTCTTCCACGAACCGCGTGGCCCACCCGTACTCGGCTGACCGATAACGCCCCAGTTGCCGAATACGGAGCGAACCTGGTTGCCGTTGTGAACAGCCGTGCGTCGAAATTCCCTGCCGCTCTGACAAAGAGCGAAAGAAGGGAGAATTATGAAGACCGAGACACACGCCAACAGACAGTACACGGTCGAAACTCGAAAACCTAAAATCGAAATTCGAAGGAAATGCGAAATCCGAATACTGAAATCCACACCTCGCCGCGAGAACCCTCGAACAGAGCTCAGTTTTGAGTTTCGGATTTGTTTAGGATTTCGGGATTCGTATTTGGAATTTGGTGTTCCCATCGCTGCAATTTTCGTGTCTAAAGTGAGATTCCTGTGACTCAACAAAACCATTTAGAATTCCATGTTAATGCCAAATTCGAATCGCCGGGGCTCAGAATAGAACGTCGGGATGCGATACCAATCCTGAACTGTATTCACCGCTTGCAGCGGGTTTGTCCGAAGTGTCCGCGCCTCGTCTGTGGTGAATCCAGCGCGACCAGTGTCATCGAAGACGCCGACTTCGTTGCGGGTGTCGAGCAGGTTGAACACGCGGAGGAACAACACAAACCTCAATGGCTCGAACGATACAGCGTAGAATGCCTGTCCATCGAGATTGAAGAACTGCGGTTTGGCCTGGCTGTTTGTCAGCAGCGACGTAACGTCCGTCGACCGCCGCGGTGTATACGGAGTCCCCGTACCGTACTGGCTGATGAAGCTCATGCCCCAGCTCGGAGCGTTGTACGAAAGAGTCGCGTTCAACGTGTGCCGCTGGTCCCAACCAAGGGCGACGAGCTGCACTTCCGGCAAGGCCCCGGACGTGGTAGCGTTCCGCGCTTCGGTCGGATCCGATGCGCTGCCCCGCGCAACCTGATATGTGTAGTCAGCTGTCGCCGACACGCCGCCGGAGAATTTCTTGTTCAGCGAAACCACAATCCCCTTTACGAATCCGAAATCGCTGTTGACATACTTGCTGTAGCTCGCCGATCCGCCGAACACCACGATCTCATCCGCGCGGGTGCCGGTCAGGTTCCGGATATCGCGGATGTATGCGGTCATGTCAACGCTCAAGTCATCGGTGAGGGCCTGGCTCACTCCAAGCTCGGCGTTGATCGTTTGCTCTGGAGTCAGGTCGGTATTACCGATAAGTCCCTGGTTGCCCGTTCCAAGTCCGATTTTGAAATCAGGGTTCTGATAGAGAAACTCAAAACGAGGGACCTGGAAGAAGTGACCGTACGAGAAATGAACGACACCGCGCTCAGTGATGGGGAATGCGGCCCCGAAGCGCGGGCTGATCTGGAATTTCGTTGACGCCTTCTTGTACCAGTACGCCCTTCGATCATCAACCGTCCTGGTCCGCTCACCCGCGTCCTGAATTCCGTTCCCATTCGCGTCTTCGAACCGGTTGTTCGGTTTAATAGGGTTGTAGATGCTTGGATCGGACTGATCCACCAGCGTCACTCCATCCGGCGAAAAATAATCAAACCGCACGCCGATGTTGATGATGAGATCCTTGAATTCCATCTTGTCCTGCACATACCCGGAGAGCTCGATCGGGCGGTGCGTATAGATGTCGTGATACTGTGAAGAAAGATCCGGGATCTTGGTCGAGATGAACGGGTTGCCTGTTGCCAGGTTGATGTCCTGCTGCGCGTCGATGGGCTGAAGGGTCATGCTCTCGAAGAACACCTTGTGGTGCCGATACTCGAGCCCAATCTTCAGCAGATTCGATGGATTGAATTGGCTGGAAAGATCAACCTTGATGAGTGCAGTCTGCGTCGACCGCTGGAACCGTCCAAGATCGGTTCCACCCGTCAGGAAGCTGAACCCGTCTACCGGGAGGGAAACCTTCGGGTGGACGTACCGGGCATCGTACGGATTCTCATAAAGGTAATACTTCAAGTTCTTGTCGAAGTATGACGCTCCGATGGTATAGAAAGAGGATGCCCCCAGAGTGTGAGTCAATTGCAGAATCTGAGTCGTGCTGACCGTGTAGTTCTTCCCCTTTCCGTCGGGGTTGTACAGGTATGCCCGATCATACGCCTGGGCTACGTTGTTGTCATAGATGACGTTGTAGCTTGCCTTAAGCAGCGGGGCGATCCGCCACGTGAGCTTCGCCTGGGCGTATTTGCGTTCGCTCCAATTCAAAGGCACGATATCCCCATCTCCCGCTCCGGCTGGATCCCGCGAGATTCGGAATTTGCCCGTGCTGTCGGTGAATGAGATATTCTGAGGATTGTATTTCCGAATCCCGTTCAGATAGCCGCCAAAGTGAATAAACCGGCCATTGGCGAAGAACGACAGATTATCGCCGAGCAGGGGGCCGCTGATGTTCGCTTCCAGGTTTCTGATGGAGTTGGGACTGAACTTGTCAATTCCGGGATACAGCACCTTGTCCGGACTCTGATAATCTCCTCCGTAGGCGCTCATCGATCCGGTGTAGGTCTTTCCCCCTTCTCTCGTGGCAATGTTTACGATGCCGGACATTGCCTGTCCGTATTCGGCATTGAACGCACCGGAGACCAGCTGGGCTTCCTGAACAAGATTCTTGTTCACTTCGACGACCTGACTGCCGTCATACACGTCCGTCACCGGCACACCGTCAATCCAGTATGCGACCTCTCCGCTCCGGCCACCGCGCAAGCTCCCGGCAACAAACCCCGCCTGGAGCGACAACACCTGGGAGAACTCATTGACCGGTAGAGCGTTCAACTGATCACGACCGATAACGGCCGTCTTTGCAGTTTGGTCTTTCTGGACGAGCGGTCGTTCGGCAATAATGACTACTTCGCGGCCCAGCTCGAGCACAGTTTCTGAAAGCCCCACGTCGATTGTTGTGGTGAGATCGATGTTAACCTTCACCTCTTTGATCTTCGTAGGCAAGTAGCCTACAATCGTCACGTTCAGGACGTAGGTGCCCGGTGGGACGTTCAAGATCGTGTACCGGCCGTCGAGATCGGTGCCGGCACCCATGGTCGTCCCTTCAAGCAAGACATTACAACCGATGAGCGGCTCCCCCGTTTTCTTGTCTTTGACAGTCCCGGCGATCTTGCCGTTCGTTCCGGCGAGGAGGCCCGTCAGTCCGGTGAAGGTCAGCGTGAGTATCACAAGGAAAAAAGTTCTGGCAAATCGTCTCATTGATATATTCTCACCTCGTGTTAGTTTCCTTCAAATCGCAACCTGAGTCAAAACACATCATGAGCCGCTAAGACACCAAAGCACTAAAAGTAACAAGGCAAATCGTGAGCCAGAACATTCGTGTCTCTGCGGCTCGCGGGAGCCCACATCCGACTCCCTACGCTGCGGTCTCGCTTGCGACACGGATACGGGAATCAAGACTCTCGGATGTCTTACGGATAACGAGTTTCGGTACGAACATCGTATGGACCGCTTCGCGGTTCGGTGTTTCGAGGCGCGCAAGCAACACGTCGGCCGCAAGCACACCCATTTCATACATCGGCTGCCGCATGGTTGTCAGGCCGAGGTGACTCGCGATCTCGATGTCGTCAAATCCAACAAGCGAAATTTCTTCCGGGCATTTCAATCCGGCTTCGCCGAGTGCGGCAAGAGCACCGGCTGCCTGGATGTCGCTCGAGACAAAAATTGCTGAAGGCATCTTCTTCCCCATCCGGATGAATTGCTGCATCACCTCGTATCCGGACTCGCGTGTGAATCCATCCAGCCGCGGTGAAGCGCTGTTCTTGATGAGCGACGGATCGACGGGAAGATCTGCCTCTTCCAGGGCCTTCCGGTATCCCCGAAGCCGCTCCCTCGCCGGGATACTTTCGAGGTTTGCGCTGAGCATGCCGATTCGGCGGTGGCCGGAGGCAATCAGGTGATTCGTTGCAACGTACGCTCCCTGCTGGTTATCCACAGCGAGGGAATCGAAATTCTTGTGATACGCGTCCACGAGTACGAGAGGCGTTCTGTGATGCAGGAACTGATTGACGAACGTCTCCGGGACCCTCATAGAAAAGAACAAAATTCCGTCCACGCGGTTCCGCTGAACATTGTGCCGCAGCGACTCTTCCACCTGATCGGGATGATTGACCCCGACGAGCAGAAGATCACAATCGAGTTCGCTGAGCTTCGACTGAACGCCCTGGAGAATCTCCATGAAAAAGAAGGTGGTGAAAAACGGGATGACCGCCATGATCGAATTCGTCCGCTTGCGCGCAAGTCCGCGCGCGTACGGATGGGGCCGATAGCTTAGACGATTCGCGATGCGAAGGACTCTTTCCCGTGTTTCTTTGGATACACTTGGATGGTCGTTGAACACCCGGGAAACGGTACCAATGCCTACGTTCGCCTCGCGAGCGATATCATAGATTGTAGGGGGCAAGAACCGATTTTTGTGGAAGGGCTTCCATAAATTTAGGGATAAATAGTATAGAGTCAAGTCAAAAAAGGGGCTTCCGGCGGGGGACCGCTCGTTGAATGTCCTTCTGCTCCGCTTCCCTCGGTGAATGCTCG encodes the following:
- a CDS encoding PorV/PorQ family protein, with the translated sequence MKKLSFVNTLVLVVSALFFTLSLHAQSKVGTTAAQFLGISVGARATAMGDAFVASSEDVSSVYWNPGAFAASGNSEFMFSNTNWLAGTKFRWFGLMLNLDGTNAVGVSLTNLDYGEDDVTTVALPDGTGERWTAQDVSIALSYSRRLTDKFSMGGSVKYISQTLYNETASTIAFDLGLLFTTGFHDMRLGMSFSNFGGDMTLDGRDLLQRVDIDPANSGSNKNLVGKLKTDPWPIPLFFRVGAAMDVVKNDVMKLTLAADAVRPNDNVEYVNVGGELGWNKMLFVRGGYRSLFKKDAEDGLTLGAGVRYQFEGIATLEVNYAYNKFGLFGNLNTIAIAVSF
- a CDS encoding LacI family DNA-binding transcriptional regulator, with protein sequence MPPTIYDIAREANVGIGTVSRVFNDHPSVSKETRERVLRIANRLSYRPHPYARGLARKRTNSIMAVIPFFTTFFFMEILQGVQSKLSELDCDLLLVGVNHPDQVEESLRHNVQRNRVDGILFFSMRVPETFVNQFLHHRTPLVLVDAYHKNFDSLAVDNQQGAYVATNHLIASGHRRIGMLSANLESIPARERLRGYRKALEEADLPVDPSLIKNSASPRLDGFTRESGYEVMQQFIRMGKKMPSAIFVSSDIQAAGALAALGEAGLKCPEEISLVGFDDIEIASHLGLTTMRQPMYEMGVLAADVLLARLETPNREAVHTMFVPKLVIRKTSESLDSRIRVASETAA
- a CDS encoding T9SS type A sorting domain-containing protein produces the protein MKTVLRALFVTGLLVSMAVAQSPWTLQTSNTTQRIRSLRPVSAQVVWACGNAGTVVRTVDGGTTWQLKTITDATFNLYGIEAIDSSTAWVIGTISSAGNTGDTRLWKTTNGGSTWTQQLLIADSWADGVRFLDANNGVAVGDPAVATKSKMTIYTTSNGGTNWTLVPGAGNPAVDSVADEVGITNGVDVVGSAFYFITYGNTSSIQPRVFKSTDKGLTWTASPRIAIDNSYGFSMKDATTGITCNINSGSIAKTANGWATADSMLVFGGVYGLRAIDWIPGTNSIVIVGGPTSTGFSGLSKDAGKTWLPQTLPTGIARLYTVQFANSSTGWASDNVGKIVKWTGGDLAASSDSVSVTFWANTSTVPDTLKSNSFVQIRGAAPLFGPWGAGSQAILSNVAGDYWKGTYKLRVGDTIQYKFFTNANKPLPVASNDQGWENNSTDPSGNRIMIVGKKDTTLPVQFVNGTSKNQDQYFTPFVNQKDSIEIYFRINMQSNESFSKTTQFMGVRGAFAPPYDGWGKSIVLKQETLHGNGSSQQYDGTNFWSGFTRVPKSQFASAIEYKFVIMDAPSLTAGIVAWEDNIRPATDVTGGGNRQILANTSPSDTSLYWKWWANNPYAGFKGADTVIVTFRANLSQAIAQRGFTFSDTLQVRSGYGSTAKEVRTKAMTRSGITGTIFTATDTVITAVGKALNYQYYLVKSGNDVREIFFDFTDTGTDVSQAERRKLSVTTKSLTVFDTTSSATDMRRMPRFRNSTKMSKAVTVTYTLNLRPAYLQVARGDTLVDIQGTNNVTKSSNIKTLGVGINGPAVGGWASWGPAMIAAPDTVHKMYDDGTHGDAVANDTIYSVQYKYTIADQLGQEFKFGIGGSDNEGGKGGFGNNHIENIDDSQTTYVLASDWGSINPKFYNTWDFINHKAKNPTAVEDNWSVPMMYELSQNYPNPFNPSTTIQFTIPAKDVVTLKIFNVLGQEVMTLLNEKMDAGKHSVRFDASKLVSGVYLYQVTAGKYAETKKMVLLK
- a CDS encoding TonB-dependent receptor, which translates into the protein MRRFARTFFLVILTLTFTGLTGLLAGTNGKIAGTVKDKKTGEPLIGCNVLLEGTTMGAGTDLDGRYTILNVPPGTYVLNVTIVGYLPTKIKEVKVNIDLTTTIDVGLSETVLELGREVVIIAERPLVQKDQTAKTAVIGRDQLNALPVNEFSQVLSLQAGFVAGSLRGGRSGEVAYWIDGVPVTDVYDGSQVVEVNKNLVQEAQLVSGAFNAEYGQAMSGIVNIATREGGKTYTGSMSAYGGDYQSPDKVLYPGIDKFSPNSIRNLEANISGPLLGDNLSFFANGRFIHFGGYLNGIRKYNPQNISFTDSTGKFRISRDPAGAGDGDIVPLNWSERKYAQAKLTWRIAPLLKASYNVIYDNNVAQAYDRAYLYNPDGKGKNYTVSTTQILQLTHTLGASSFYTIGASYFDKNLKYYLYENPYDARYVHPKVSLPVDGFSFLTGGTDLGRFQRSTQTALIKVDLSSQFNPSNLLKIGLEYRHHKVFFESMTLQPIDAQQDINLATGNPFISTKIPDLSSQYHDIYTHRPIELSGYVQDKMEFKDLIINIGVRFDYFSPDGVTLVDQSDPSIYNPIKPNNRFEDANGNGIQDAGERTRTVDDRRAYWYKKASTKFQISPRFGAAFPITERGVVHFSYGHFFQVPRFEFLYQNPDFKIGLGTGNQGLIGNTDLTPEQTINAELGVSQALTDDLSVDMTAYIRDIRNLTGTRADEIVVFGGSASYSKYVNSDFGFVKGIVVSLNKKFSGGVSATADYTYQVARGSASDPTEARNATTSGALPEVQLVALGWDQRHTLNATLSYNAPSWGMSFISQYGTGTPYTPRRSTDVTSLLTNSQAKPQFFNLDGQAFYAVSFEPLRFVLFLRVFNLLDTRNEVGVFDDTGRAGFTTDEARTLRTNPLQAVNTVQDWYRIPTFYSEPRRFEFGINMEF